In Citrus sinensis cultivar Valencia sweet orange chromosome 3, DVS_A1.0, whole genome shotgun sequence, the sequence ACAAGCCTACTGCTTgaggagtttttttttttttaatattgttatacATGATTGTTATTGATATTACATCAGATATAATTGAGATTTTCGTTGTGACATGTACTCCTCTGAAGCGCGGCCCAGATTCTTTAAATCCTCCATAATATTCGAGAGGTGTGTCTACTTCACTCACATTACTTGAGGAATAGAGCgactccactcaattatttgataatcgaGGGATAATTGAAACTAATCCCTATAATACTTttatggaggctcgaaccctTACTCTCAACATTATAAGTGCAAGAATTCTACCACTGAACTAAAGGCCCATCGATTACTGCTTGAGGAATTGAACTATGAATTTGAGGCAATTCTTAaacttctttttcctttaaatttaaaaattaacccattttattttgataaattatgattgttttcaaaattgtgatcatttgttttttttttttttcattcctCTTTTTGACAGAATGATCATTTGCCTAAAGTAATGGAAAATTGtgaatgcaataaaaaaaaaagaacaaataaatgaCGTGCAGCGAATGAAGCAGTTTTTCTCCTCCTTTTTTGTGTAGGGTTAAATCAACATCATAAATACTGACTCAAGTCATTCGTCCACTTGTTTCTTCAAGACTCGAGACAATATATTGCGCCAGGGACACGTGTCAGAAACCCAGAAGGGGAACTCCATACTACCATAGGATCATAGGCATATCCTGTGTCGACACTTGTCACCGTCCAAAAGGATTTACGTATTCTCATGGAGCTCTTATCAAACCAGTGGCTATAAAGCTGCTTTCGCAGGTAATTAAGAGTGTTTTGTCTAAATGGTGGCCACTGCAAGTGCAAGCGCAGCTGGAGTTCCACAGGAAACTGTAAATCTGCTTAAATGGAACCACCTGCAAAGCTGAAACGTCAATAATCACTGTCACTTGTACTGCTTGAAAACTGAGATGCTTTCTTTTGTTCAtcagattattattattgttttcttctaTTATCGCTGGCTAGCTTAATTGTGAAGACCATTCAGCCAATATATGAAACTGAGAGTACCGTGTCAAATGCTGCAACATTTATCCATTATTATACGCCTAAAGATATCATGGAACTGAAAGCGAGAGGTACCAAACCAATTAAGGTATTACTTCTGGATCTCACATCTTACTGATCATGAGGTAGCAAGAAAGGCAAGACTACATATTGATCAGTCAAACGTGTTACAATATATGCATATTCAGTTTTCGTAACAAGAGGTACATTTGGATCGAAATTGAAGCGAATGAAAACACAAAACAACTCAATGACTATCAAGATCCGAGGATATCCTAATTATGGCTAGTAAATCATGAGCTAATATGGCATGATTCCTAAAATcatgaatataaatatatatgttttcttTCCATGTTTGAAGAACCGGTGATATTACACTGCTTTGTATTCCAATTGAAAAGCGATCTTACGTTTCAATTATTCATAGGTTGTTAACTTAACACATGAATAATAGATAATAAAGTCAATATTCTATACATGCgtcaattattttcaattagtgacagatagggatggcaatttttCCCGATGGGATCCATCTCATTTGGGACATGATTGAGACATATTTTTgtcccataaaaaaatttagggacGGGATTGAGACATTTTTTAATCCCAATTACATATGCGGGATGGGAGTGGGATTGACAAATTCTGTCTCATCCCGTCTCATTACCGattaaaaatggaaatttttccaattggGATAGGATTCTGCAGGATCCCATCTCTTTTGGGACGAGATTGAGACATatttttgtcccaaaaaaaatatagggataAGATTGAGACGTTTTTTCATCCCATTTGCATATACGGGATGGGACTGGGATTGATAAATCTCATCCCATCCCGTCCCATTGCCAACCCTAGTGACAGATGACACATATTCATAGTTATATATCTATTATAATGTTCGGAATAAGACATTCATAGTATTAAAGTTCACGGGCCTCTTAAAAGTTGCCACAAGACTTTAGGATTGTCTCAAACTTACACGCTTAGAACAtgatcaataatttaatatcaagACTTGAGAATTGTCAAATGTTTATACTCTTAGcccatgattaattttaaggTGATGTGGGATAATCTCACAACATTATATGTTACcaaatatgtataaattttttagtgtGGAGAGaggttcatttatttaattcattcaaAATAAGATTGCAGAAGATATATGTTATTACCCTCTGGCTAGCATAAGCAAGGCAGCTGTACAAAAATCATTTCCGGGACCAGAAAGCAAAAGTTGAACTTTCATCCATCATCCATGCCATTTTGAGCAACCCTGTTTTGCATTTCGCGTATATAGTATGATGTGAGGACaaatgtgtgtgtgcgtgtatCTTAAAATAAACGAAGTGTTGACAAGGTAACAGCaccaaaaatattaatcattttgtggaaaagaatcaatttgaaaggaaaaaaaaaaatgaaaaaggatcAATCATGGCGTGTATCAGATGAAAGAACATACTTGACGCTGCAATGTTTAATTATAGAAACGGCACGCTTATGCGGAAAGGCTCATGTAACTGGACTGCATGTTACTGTCCTTGCAATTAACTAAGTTTGATCgaccaaaatttattattatctcacaacaccaatttttttttcccactaaTATTCCCATGTGTATGTGACTAACATGATACttctaatatattttaaaatttatttgggatTGGGGTCTATTAAGACCACCTATAATTATGAGATTGACCTAAATcaatcatcattattatagtgcaacttaaatttatttatttttctttgaacgATAAATATATAACCCTCATAATTTGTTCATACATATAAGGATTTATATATGACTGACTTTTTGATCTTGTCATGCTGATTAGATTAATTAGGAATATGTATCCAATTTGTTCAGACACATAGgaaaataaaggagaaaaaaatttgcacGTGTGCTATTATAGCATATTTAGAGAGACACCTCCCCACTTTCActaacattttctttaaaaaaaattatttacatccacatttgtgaaaaagaaaatatttgagaaCCTACGCGGATTTAGATTTGTGCCCAAAACAAACTTGAGGACACACAAGCTACCACTAACCCAAAGTTCATAGcacatcttttttcttttttctttttctaaacaaaactttggaattgataataatttttaaattgttgttattatatttttttctgaattttttgtttcatgatTCAAGCAGTTAACACAATGATTTATGAACAAATTCCATTACTCCTTCGATTTCGTTAGCACAACTAAACggagaattaattaatgaattccGAAAAACAAGGGGGAAGAACAAAGGACGTCATACACACTACcttcaaaattcaaagtgAACTGAATTTTTGTGTCCTCAATTGGGAATTCGACATGTGTAACATAATGCTGGTCACTTTTTTAAGGTTGGTATTGACAACCAACCACTGGATACTGCTATGTCACCCAAGACATTACATTggtaaaacaataaataaaaaattaaaagcttaaaataataatttagggtGTGATTATTACACAGTAAAAAACCTGGTAATTTTACAGTGTTTTAACTGTTTATGCAGAGCAAAAGCGCATGTAAAGACACAAGAAACAGCACAGTAACTAGCAAACATAGAGGATAATGTAGACATAAAACCAACAGTCATTTCTCAAAATCGTTTCCTTggtttccttttctttcatttttctctttcaatgcCCTATAGACAGAGGCCAGCATAAAAGTTTGCTCACTTCTTAACCAAGactagaaaaaaaagaaagagagagagagagagtgtgtgtgtggaaaaaaaaggaaaattatggGGAGAGGAAGAGTTGAACTGAAGAGAATAGAGAACAAAATTAACAGGCAAGTTACTTTTGCCAAGAGAAGAAATGGCCTGCTCAAGAAAGCTTATGAGCTCTCAGTTCTATGTGATGCTGAGGTTGCTCTTATCATTTTCTCTAACCGTGGCAAGCTCTATGAGTTCTGTAGCAGCCCTaggtatatttatttattatctataacaacttctttctctttttaatttttgtatatttgtGCATTTACACATGTATGTCTATTTTTGTTCATGATTATGAGTTATTattgtgcgtgtgtgtgtgtttcttaaatggttattAACGTTTAGTCCTTTTTTTTGGCAAGATCTGTGATTTTGGTAAAACCAAGCAGCTGGCTTTGTCTTGTGCTTCttgaaaatctttaatgagacttcaaatattttgttttcttgaatCTCTGGCTTTTAGGTTTTCATTGTCTTTCtgtgtttttggtttttcctACTTCTTGTTATGCATTTGCTTGTGAAGGTTCATGAAGATCCATTCTATCTTACTGTCTTCTATCaaatatctaattaatttgtgGCTATTTTACAAAGGATTTGCTTAGTTTTAGCCATGATCACTTTTCTAACCTAATAAACAATCAATATTAAAAGGCTGAAGATACATCTagcttacttttttttttccttgacaTTTTTCCTTCTCAAAACTAAaccaatttgtttttttaatcattttcttcttcacacGGCATGTCTGTCAGTTTTGTTCACTGGGTAATTTTGtgtattcaaataataattaattctgATCAAGCAGATGCTACTTGAGCCTAACTAATCAGACTGTAGCTCCTAATACCGATTTACTGTCGAGATTCGCCGCCAGAGATGTGATGTTTTGCAGGCCAAgtggaaaaagaaatacaacTGTTTCAGAGATGAAGCTGTTGtcgtttattttctttcttcttctaaagctgcaaattttattagaaacccttcaaaactgaatttttttttccccctgaAAAACCGTTTCAGAAGCAGGCATCTATAATAAAGTTTGATCTGATAGAAACTCGCgagttagaaaaaaaaaaaaaaaccatataCTAGTCTGAATGGAAAATACTTTACTTCTCTATATTTTGTTAGCTATATCTTTTAATCTGCTATCATTTCTGTTCAGTGTACAAAAAGATTCTTATTTATGAATTCATGACATATTTTCTCATAtataggattttattttattttttacattaaggttttttcttttcttttttcccgaTGTTTACATTAAGGGTTGTCAGTGCTGGTTTACATTAAGGGTTGTCAGTGCTGATATTAAGGCTTTTGAACATTAGATTGCAAAAGTGTTTTCCAGAAACActttttattaagtaaatgACTGAAGATGCGTCAAGTAATTAATCAATTCCTATAGTCATGCAATTCATAGCAACGTACGGCTAGAAAATTATTGTGTGTAATTCgtcgtttttcttttttcgtgCTTTTATTCCATATATAGCTCAATGAATATTGACtctttttgtgtgtgtgtgtgtgtgtgtgtgtgtgtgtttatcAATCCCTTGAATTCCTATTCTTGCTTCATTTTTTAGTTCACTTGGTGTGCATCTTTACCACATGTTGTTAGTGTTTGATGCCTGCTTTTGTTATAAAAgggctattttttttttttacatactTTCACGTACACATATAATTTAGATGTTCGTTAGTCAACAAGGCGTTACTGAGAAAATTACACATTGGTAAAGACTTGTTTGAGGCTAAGTAGGTAAGTTTTTGCCAACCCTCGACTATGGAGCTACCTAACTTTAGTTAAGTTCATTGTTTCTTGTGCAAGTGCAATGAAAGTCCTCTCATCATATTATGAAGTCAGTTCTTAAATTtacagaaaagaaattatttaagaaatgaaattcatttCCATTCTTTCATCACAAATGCTTCATCCTATATCGATTTTTCCATTATCTTATATCTTTGATACTATTGCGTATCAGTCTACAATTTCTGATTGAACTAATTTTAACCTAAACCTTCATATGGGTTTTATGATATATGTTTCCTGTTAGACTTTTCAATGGTTTTCATCAACTTTCTTGCTTACTAGCTTTGTTTTGCCTGTATGTGCATATAAGTGCTCAAactattatttgaaattaagttattGTAACGAATGAATGACAAAATTAGTTCGATATATATAATAGCATACGAAGAATATATGTGTATAAGACATTGAAGTTCAAAACGTTGTCGTACTTCTAGTCAAAAGTAAGTGATCATggagaaatttaaattatatgaatatgTACCAATACTGTAAAAATGATGTCCAGATTTTGCtattgagattttattttgagaaaaaaattatatttcaataaaatagtaacgtttttcttttcacttatatttatttcatctttctGAACGATACTAGCTATTATATGGCAAGATTCATGTCTTATTGCATGCACGTAAacaatcattttcgttttcttcttgtttatttGGGCTCTCTTGTTTAAAGGTCACTGTGCAAATTAGTTGTAATGCATATGATTTGTGACGAATCTGTAATGATAATGGGATGCTACAATTTACAAGTTATCTGAAACAGCTGAAGTTTACAGCAGTTTCATCAAAAATGATTGTTGTCATTTAATCTATTTCTGTGTGATTAATTAACCTCATCgtgattgtttttttttcttatgttaGCATTATGAAAACGCTTGAACGATATCATCGGTGCAGTTTTGGTGCACTCGAAGCCAACCGGCCTCCCATTGAAACTCAGGTAgcatattgatttttttttttttttttttttttcacataacATATATATGCTATGATATATTTCTTGCAGGCTGCAGCCATGCATTTTGATATGAGGATAATGATTTATTGATGTTATGAcacaatttgattattattatgttgtcAAGCAGAGCACCTACCAGGAATATTTGAGGTTGAAAACAGCAGTTGAGCTCCTACAGCGATCTCAGAGGTGATCTAACTTTGCTTTATGCATTCAAGCTGTATTATTTATTAGGATTTGGTTGACATATAGTTATCATGTCATTTTTCAGTTTGTTCATATCATTTGTTTATGCATACCGTTCTTAAGAGTAAAGCTCATTAtgtctttcataattttacattcttcttttattaaatatcagTAAATTTTATCACTTTATCGAAGCTTTCCCTAAAGATAGACAAATGGATTATGAATAGTTTGTGTTCCAAAATGCAAATGTTGTAGGAACCTTCTTGGAGAAGATTTGGAACCGCTCAGCACAAAGGAGCTTGAGCAGCTTGAGCATCAGCTAGAGAC encodes:
- the LOC102611482 gene encoding agamous-like MADS-box protein MADS2 isoform X1 — encoded protein: MGRGRVELKRIENKINRQVTFAKRRNGLLKKAYELSVLCDAEVALIIFSNRGKLYEFCSSPSIMKTLERYHRCSFGALEANRPPIETQQSTYQEYLRLKTAVELLQRSQRNLLGEDLEPLSTKELEQLEHQLETSLKHVRSTKTQCMVDQLSDLQKREQVLLELNKGLRKKAFLGNYTCLTTPPFTQLDESNIAHQVPPHRLAWEAASAGQNITYNRYPVQSEGFFQPLSGGTPILQIGYNPMGSEEAHIPVHAQNVTGFIPGWML
- the LOC102611482 gene encoding agamous-like MADS-box protein MADS2 isoform X2: MGRGRVELKRIENKINRQVTFAKRRNGLLKKAYELSVLCDAEVALIIFSNRGKLYEFCSSPSIMKTLERYHRCSFGALEANRPPIETQSTYQEYLRLKTAVELLQRSQRNLLGEDLEPLSTKELEQLEHQLETSLKHVRSTKTQCMVDQLSDLQKREQVLLELNKGLRKKAFLGNYTCLTTPPFTQLDESNIAHQVPPHRLAWEAASAGQNITYNRYPVQSEGFFQPLSGGTPILQIGYNPMGSEEAHIPVHAQNVTGFIPGWML
- the LOC102611482 gene encoding agamous-like MADS-box protein MADS2 isoform X3, whose product is MGRGRVELKRIENKINRQVTFAKRRNGLLKKAYELSVLCDAEVALIIFSNRGKLYEFCSSPSIMKTLERYHRCSFGALEANRPPIETQQSTYQEYLRLKTAVELLQRSQRNLLGEDLEPLSTKELEQLEHQLETSLKHVRSTKTQCMVDQLSDLQKREQVLLELNKGLRKKLDESNIAHQVPPHRLAWEAASAGQNITYNRYPVQSEGFFQPLSGGTPILQIGYNPMGSEEAHIPVHAQNVTGFIPGWML
- the LOC102611482 gene encoding agamous-like MADS-box protein MADS2 isoform X4, which codes for MGRGRVELKRIENKINRQVTFAKRRNGLLKKAYELSVLCDAEVALIIFSNRGKLYEFCSSPSIMKTLERYHRCSFGALEANRPPIETQSTYQEYLRLKTAVELLQRSQRNLLGEDLEPLSTKELEQLEHQLETSLKHVRSTKTQCMVDQLSDLQKREQVLLELNKGLRKKLDESNIAHQVPPHRLAWEAASAGQNITYNRYPVQSEGFFQPLSGGTPILQIGYNPMGSEEAHIPVHAQNVTGFIPGWML